The window GCTCCAGAAGCTGGAGAGGATTTCAAGAGATCATTTGTCCTCTATGCATTGGGAACTCTTTTATCCCCAACAGCAAGACTGGATGTTAGCCCTTCATTTCTCCATTTCCTGACAAATATGGATGTTGTCCATCAATATAATTGGGGAAAATTCTTGCTTGATCGTCTAGTGCGGGAAGTATCTCGCTTTCACCAAGGAAAGCAACGCGCGGTTGGTGGCTGTCTTTTGTTTCTCCAggtgaatttatattattttaagctTCCACTTGTGTTCTAACTTTCATATACATCACAACTTACCCCTGAAGTTTACTCTTTTCAGCTCTTTTACTATGAGAGCATCTCTGTTGAGGGATCCCATTTGTCAAATTCTTCTGTTGTTCCTTGTTTGTCATCATGGGGTGAGGAAGAGATTTCTGAAAGAGAAAAACAGCAAAGAGAGCTTGGTGGTTATGGCTTTGGAGAGGTAATTGATATTTGTAACTTGTGCTCCTATGAAAATGATAGGAATTTGTCTAGCTTGTCGCTCCTGTGCAGGTAATTTGCAAGGAGAGGTGCACTGGCTTGGAGTTTTCAGAGTCCAGAGGCCAACTAGATGGTTCATCAGAAGGCAAAATAATCAGTGGGAATAATCATGATTCTGTTTTTGAGCAGCAAGCTAACCAGGTAATTATTTTATGGCACACTTTGATAATACTAGTATTCATAGTATTTAAATGACACAGTTTTATTATAATTGGTAATTCTGTCTTCAAAATGTTGGGTTAGTTGAAAAGTCAATGGTGTGGATGATCTGAATGGCATGTAATGCTGATCCTGCTGGTTGAGAATGTTAGTCTTGCACTTTTATGACTCGAACATACCTGTAAAGAACTTGTGAAAAAAGTTGTGGACAGTTTATGCAGGATGCTTACTTGTGATCTCTTTTGTAGGCTGGCAAAGAAATAATGGACGGGAATACTTATGTGGAAGGGGTACTCAATCTCTTTCCTCCATATATTCTTAATGTTGCTTTGTTGCTTCTGTCCTGTGTCTATTCTTCTCACCAGCCTGTCTCTTGGTGGTTGCGAGCAGGATATATGTTGCTACCTTGTATTAGGATGATAGCATTCCCCAAAATAGGGAATGCTTGATGGCCGAACCCTAAACATGGCCCTCCCCTAAACATGGCTGCAACATATGATGATATCTTGTTGCCAATTGGTTGATTTTGCTTTCGATGGGTTACGGCATTTGTTTCTAGTGCTCAGTCCCCTGGGTACTATGAAGTTTATGATACCAAATTTGATGCAAGAacaatgtttaaaaattaatcatgtgATCAAGCTAGAATCAAGTTGTATGTGTGTTTGCCAGGTTTGAACTCAACTCAGTATTTATAGCTTATTCTTGTGAATCTGGTGATAAGCTGCTAGGGAAGATAAATGGGCGATTTAAGTATATTTTTCTGTGATTTACTATGAATATGTTAGAATGCCTGCAAACTTGTAAAAATCTGAAATAATACTATAATTCTTTTTCCAAAAAGAGAAGCAATAACTGCAGCAGAAACATATAGCCTTGGCCCTTGAGATTGATTAGTTTTCCTAGAGTAACTCTTGTGATAGACAACAGTTTTGGGGTGAATTGAGGGTGGTATTAAGAGGTGTTAAACAACCAACTTTGGGATGTTCAATTGGAATTTCATCAAACCAAATGATAAGAAAGTTTTTCCTTGGTTGTTGACAAAACTACTCTCTGGCACTCTATTCAGAATGCTGATTTCATATGGATCCTCCAGAGTGGAATCTACATTTGGATGgagacattttttaaaaaaaattaattgaactcTGTCAACAGATCCAAGTGAATAGATTTTGTCTATAGGTTTTGATTTGTTGTATGGGAACCTCCAGTATTCACCAGAAAGAGTAGGGAGAACATTGGAAAACAATGATTAAAATGAGCTGGGATTTGTTTTAAGGTTTGAACCTAGAATGCAATGTTTTGAGTGTTTAGCAAATGTGAAGGTGCAGACAAATACGCCTTTCATGGTCATCTTACTTTGTGGATATGTTTCTGCAGGCAAATGTGCCAAGCCTTTTGACAAGTAATGATGTATTGTGCGGGAACATGGAGGTGGGTACTGAATCAGCTTCAACAATATGCCAAAACAAAGAATATGACTGCAATGGAACACTGAATTGCATAGATGATGTTAACCCTGAAGAAACATGCATCTTTTCACCCCATGCGTGCCCTCTTCTAGACTGTAACTTTACTGGCTCATCTGAACAGTTGTCACTACACTTCAGCAGTAAACATTGGGACTGTGGAAGGCGTTTTAGGTACAACATTCCTTTATCTGTCTCATTAGGGGTGAACGAGCAATTCCTTGTTCTCCAAGCAGAGGAAGATGGTGTTCTTTTTCTACTCGGCAAGGGCATTGAGAGCTTAGGGAATACAGTCATCGTAACCTGTATTGGACCAAGCTCATCGCAGGACAGGTTCTTATATGATGTCGTGGCAAGTAGAGGGGTAAGCTCTCTCAGATTGAAATCATTAACGGAGTGTTTTCCTGGGAGGGTGGAAGGCTTACCTCCTGTAGATTTTCTTCTGATTCCATTCGCTTTCCTTGGTCCTTCTGGGCAGCTTGACTTGGAGGTTTGTATATGGAGTTCAACCGAGCTAGGTGCAGATTGCACTTAATTTCTTTAACAAACATTCTAGATCATCATATTTGTAATGGTCTGAGAACATTGTATTTCTTCGTTCTAAAATTAATCGAAGAGTTGTAGAGTTATTTCCATAATTTTGCCCAAAGATTACGTAGGCCCCTGTTCTCTCCATAGGCATTTCAATCAAATCTTGAAGAATGCCGAACTTTCCAGGAGATCACGTTCCATCAAATCCAGTCCAACGTCCAGTTGATTTTGTATAGCAAACATTTCAATAAATCATCATGGCCTGTCGTATTGCCAGGGGTCTGTTGTGGACGTGTGGATCCAAGATCAACATAAAGATTCAAGAAGAGGATGAGCCTTTGTAGATGAATTACTACGTGTCGTCTTGCCAAGGGTTCTTATAGGATTATGAtccattttcattgttttacaATACTTCCTCCATGGAGGgggaaaaaaacttatttttgtgGATATAAAGATTATGCTGTAacagattaaaaacaaattcttctttaatttgataataaagtAGGACTCGGTTTGataacatcaattaaaacactaatctttcattttttttcgtCACTAAAAACTTAATCCGGATCATATTTCAGGTTCTAGATTTCTTGAATCAATTTACCAGATCAATCCGGATCAAATAACTACTGTTTAACGTTGGTATAATGTTGATGACCTTCTCTACCATTCAAGACTTCCCTTTAGAAAGAAACCTTTGTCTAAGATTGGGTACTGTAGACTGCAACAAGCGAACAAGGAATCTGATTCTAGTTCCTGATTAAGGGCAATTTTCCCTTCGGACAGTAATCCATTTCAGGACAATCGAACAGTGGACATTGATATGGTCCGTGTAAGGAGTCTGCAAATTAGACAGACTGGTGATTTCTGCCTCTACATTTCTCCATCAAATGCACATAAGTGTCTACATTTGATTTGACACCGTCTTCATGAAGCCTGTGCGTCTCCCTTCATGATTTGAAATCACAAGTGCACAGAACAATAGTATACTTatccaaatttaaattttttttttatgtttttgaatgagTTTgatatactatattaaaaataattttaaaaaaataaaaattatatattattttaatatattttttaataaaaaataatttaaatagtaattatCATCACATTTTCAAGTAGTCCTTAACTGTGAGGTGTTATTGACCAAATCAATAAATAGATAAGTATCACGtgtagtttaaaataaaaataaaaaattgaaatatttttttttaagaggaaaaaaatgtatattttttatttttaatggatcTTTTATCACTTtctgaatatatattatttttcagaagtTAAATCCAtctaagagttaaaaaaaacacgCCAGTAAATTTAgttatgaaaaacatttttggttattttcttcTCCTAACTAATTGGTTTGGATCTCGTGACCATATGCAACAATGCCAGCAGCAGATGGTGTACTTcctcgagagagagagagcaggtGCACAACTTTATGAGCCTAGAAACCAGTGGCAGGCAGATTCTGCCAGcaaaaaatgtcaattttatgaGCCTAGTCTGCTTCACACAGATTTCcccctcttttattttgttagggGCCTTGCTATACAAGTCTACACACAAGGATTTTGTTCTTTCTCTGCATAAAACCCTTTACAAGTGGCCTCGTATAGAGGAGAAAGGTAAACTCCTTAGAAACTGCAGAACAATAGGGAGAATCTACCGATacatttcttttctcttctttgtcAAGGACTCTTTGAAAGTTGAAAATGTTAAGAAATGGCCACGATCAGCTCCTAAAGGTTGAGGTCTGTCTACACTAACAGCTTTCCCTCTACTTTTTGACACACTTTGTAGTTCTCCTTCATGAGTTTACTTCTGCCTTTACTTGCCACTAAATTTGCTTCCTTTAACCtggttttgttttccttttttcttttttacggTGACAGACACATTATCTCAAAGTGCACATCAACTGTGAAGGGTGCAAGCAGAAAGTGAGAAAACTTCTTAACAAAATTGATGGTAAGAGTATTTTTAGTTTTGCCTTTTAACTTGTCATCAACATGTGTATTTAGTTCTAGTTTCTTTTCTACTTTTATTGCAATAAGTTTTATGATTACAGCAAATAACTTTACCACCAAATCTCTTGGCAAAAGGTGATGCTTATGTCCAATGATTCTTTCAATGCTGTGTGATCTTTTTCACAGTGTGTTTAGCATGTGATTCTTTAAAGTAAAACCCGGTAACCATTATCTTATTCTGGCTGAGTAAAGATCTATGCTAagattttctcttcttctggGCACTAGAGTTTCTAATAGACTAAAGTATTTGGTCTTGTGTTCAGGTGTTTACTCAGTGAACATAAAGACAGAGAACCAGCTGGTCATAGTTTCAGGCCGGGTAGATTCTGCTACTTTAATCAAGAAATTGGTCAAGTCTGGTAAACGTGCAGAGCTATGGTCTCTACGTACCAAGAACAAACGGAATCAAGAACAACTCAACGCAAACCAACTGCAATTTCTAGCCAATGACTTCAGTGACCCTCAAAACCAATTCATGTATCCAGCATCCTTTGACAATGAGACTGGTAATACGAAGAGCTATGGAGATTTTTTAAACCAGAATGTAGAATTGAAAGCTATGAATGTGGGGAGAGGTCAGGATTTGAAGGCAGCCACAAGAATGGGAAACTTTTACATGGATGACGATAATTTTGCTGGTAGTGGCAGATCAGGGGATGATTTTGCATACATGATGGGTCACGCAGATTATCAAGGCAGAGGTACTGGTTTTGCTGGATTAGGAGGCCATGAATTTAATGGGATACCAACTTATGAACAGACGTATCGACCATCCATGATTATGAGCAACAAGCAGCAAAGGTACCACTACAATCATCCAGCCACTGAGATGCATAATATTTACATGCAAGAACCGCATACGGGCAACAATATGATGACAAGTGACAATTTCATGTACCAGCCTTACATGATAGATCATGCATCTTCAACAACTCCTCCCTATACTGACTACCACCTTTTCCATGCAATGCCATATCCTTGCTACTAAGCAGACAAGTACTTACTTATCTAGCTGACCTACAGAAATATCTTGGGTTCTTTTGAAAAGATGGAGGCATAGAATAGGTAGGGTTTATGTTatgataagaatttattttaaatatgtaaTGCTTTTATTAACATATGGTATGAGATTGCTTTCATCTTTTCTACTAAACCTCGTTCCCTTTAAAGAAATAGTTGGCAGGTTTACTTTCCCTTTAAATACCATGTTCCCCGAATGAAAAGCATCATTTTAATGCTATCATTTTGAGCCTAAGAAGCTATTACATTATTCATCCAACCTCTCAGAAGATAAAGACTGTTTTGTTCACCCTAGATCTAAAAAATATCTAGCCACTGATTTGCAACATGCAAACCTCCACCATTTTTGAGAGGGCCACCGCAAAACTTGAAACATTATGAAATGAGATGCCACTGGCTGCTGATATTGTAATCTCGGCCACATTTCCATTCCTTCTTAGCAGCTTAATGAAAAGGCATCCATAAGAACTTATTTTCCAGACTACAAAGGTTATCTTGGTTTAATTCTGAAACAAAATCAGACAAATTTGGTTGGCAATGCCTTTTTCTTTGGTAATCAATACCGGGCAAAGAACTGATTCTCAAACAAATTAAGCTGGAATGAATCATCGGAAACAAGCTGTGATTTAGAAGCAtgtatcaatgattttttttcatactcaAGAATATACATTAAATAAATGAGAAACCAAAAGAAAGGAGAGAGTTTCTCGTgactttttagaattttttttaataagctgGGAAATGGTACGTCAAGCTAAAAGCACAAGAAAGCATCTAAAAACAAATAGGATAGGAGAACAGTAATGAAGCTTAAGGCAAATAAGAAATCATAGAACCATGAATGGTTTAAAACATTTGTATAATTTTGCACTAACTTTCAGGACAAGGAAGTATAGAGAGATCTAGACATAAGAAAAGGAGATTCCAGATTCAAACATGTACAGGTAAGTTATCTCACTCACAGTTGAATAAAGGAAACTGCAACTTAACGCCTCTGTGCTTTTCTTCGTCTTGACTGTGCCTTCTGCCATTTCTTTCTTGGAACAAGTGTGCTCTTTGGCTTCAACTTTAACTCAGGTGAGAACTTGAAATTTGGATCTCTCATACGTGCTTGTATATCCTTGAAAAACTGCATATTCAATTTCTTAGGCCCTCCATGACGAAGCTCCTCATACTCTGGTCCAGAAACAATATTTTCAAATGCTCCAATTAGGATGTCTATATCACTCATGACTTCCCACACATTGGTGTAACGCCCATCTGGccctttctttaatttcttcaaggCATTCTCAACTGCAAGTTTCCTAGCTTGCTTCCCAGGGGACAGCTCTGGTTCATTTTCCGCATCCAACAGTTCCGAGATCGTCCGATACTTAGGTTTTTCCTCAAACTCAAACAATTTATCTAAATACCTATCGCTGGCCTCATTGGGGTGTGCTTCTGTAGGAatatcatcctcatcatcacATTCATCACCAGTCCACAAAGTCTTCTCCTCATCACTCCCAGACCATACACTTCTTAACTCATCACTGTCATCAGCATCGATAAGGTCCGAGTGCTCCTTCGCCTGCTGCCTTACCTTCCGAATATCTTTGTCAAGTCGATTTCTACCTTTATCAGAACTGTTCTCATCATCACTTTCATCTTCACTTCCTGTCCATAGACAAGAATCTTCATCCATCTCTTTTTTCCATGCTTCCCGGAATCCCTCGTCCCCAGGCTTTTGACTGCCAAAAAGATCATAATGCTTATCCCTATTGCGAGCATATGATCTTATAACTGCAAAAAATCCAATATAATGTCATGTAACATATTCAATGACCAACAGCAGAAACCAATTGCAATTGTGAATAACAGTTACTGCCTGAATGGTAATATTACAGGTTCACTGATTAACAAAATGCTATCTACTTAAAACACTTTTATCCTCTTGAGCATTGTGATACTAttacatagaaaaataatataaccaAGTCAtgtccttcaaaaaaaaaatcattcaattatTATCACCATCTCTTTTTCCAGCATCTTAACAATCAAATCCAGGGAAAGAACAATGTGTTTTAAACAAAGACAAACAAATCCTAAATTCAAAGAGCACCAAAGATTAAGTCAAGAAGTGCAGTAACCTTATTCTTCCAGCACAGGACataaagacaataaaataaatgggtTCTGTGAGGAATTTCTACAAATACATAGACTGCATAGCCAATACTTCCATTAACATCAACACCACAACTCATTAATGATCTTTCACATGCAACTAACTTATGAGATTCAATTGACAGACACtgaaacttaaaacaaaaaacatataaaagagagggaaaatgATGGTTTAAAAACTTGCAGAAGCTAACCTTGGAAACTTGGAGAAAACCCATGATTATAACTGtgatttattgaataataactTGAAGTGACAGAGTTAGAAAGAGCTTCCATCCTgcaaaagaaagggaaaatggGGTTTTTAGACTTTAACATTAATatcaaattcttcaaaaattatgaGCATAAAACACCTTTTCATATGTGGGTGTGTGTTTTTAGAAAGAAGAAAGTGAGTTACCTTAGAGAAGTTTGAGGTAGAAAATGGGGTTTAGGGCTCCTGAAGGAAAAATGAAGGGAGACAAGGCGGGAAGAGAGTCTTTTAGCCATTTATCTCCTGTGTAGACTAAGTTTCAGAGTCATCTACTTTGCTCTTTTCCTCTTTACTGAAAAATGAGAGCTTTGAAGCTGGCAGTAGACATGGCAATCAGACCGGGTTGGGTTGTCTCGGGTTCGTGTCAATGCACACTTGAACGTAATTCTCTAATTTGTTAGGAACGGGTTTGGATCGACCCTCATGTTTGAAAGTatctttaataagaaaattttaataatatttaggcCTTTTCTCAAAAgtgattttagaaaaattatttttcaaacttttttatgattgtttgtcattaaaaaggttgctcaataaaaaatatttttcaatcagaaaaaaatttaacttggttttcagaaaagcgttttcctaaaaaatgtagacagaaaacactttccagaagttataaaaaatttaaaaatatcatattatttattaattatatcaaatttgatcctcaaacttttaattgctatatatattttattttgaatatttatttttcaatttcatctcttaaaatttaatttttatattaactttagtcctcatttttataattattatttgcttttcccttatcatttttttattgaaattttttatatatcaaatttgatccttattcttttaattgttacttattttatttgaaataatttatgaaatgttaattattattattattttaatttcttcatcttttattttttttattttttaaatttgatctctattattttgattattatttattttatttaagataatttatgaaattatttttttttcaatcttattctcattcaactttttaatttgtaagatttattcctcattattttaataaacttgagaaaaataaaacattaataagttattttccagctcatttttcatgacataaccaaatactggaaagtgttttccaacttatttttcattacattactaaacatcaaaaaataattcactttcccggaattcactttcccaaaaaaactactttccagcaaacaaatgaggccttagataaaattatatttcattgaGCTTTAGTTTGATTTCAAGTCTAATAGTTAatttatcccaaaaaaaaattaatagtgttatttccaaattaataatttttatttattttatataaatcttaaaaactttttaattgaatgCAATTTATGTTTAACctataattatagttttaaaatccaaaattaacccGCACTAAACtctaaatctcaaataaaaaaaaccaatctaaatcaatttgattaaccaaaaatatatttataatcttttataaatataataaactaATTGATAAACTACAAGCCTCAATATAAGTCCAAACATGATGAAATCAACCTTCTCAGCTCTTCTTATACTATTCCACAagctaaaatataattactatCCTAACCAGTTCCCTCATGTGTAGATTAAGCATACAGTTAAAACATGTGAGGCTTTTATtatatctaaaattattatttattcttttatatagcaatggttatttttaaaatttcaaatttcatccttagtttttatttgtataattatACTTTCTTTAGCTCAAATTAGcactaattgtattttttttttttaagagacgATTGAATTTAAAGTTAGaaaactaaagtgaaaaaacaaaagtaaaatagatggtggtttttaaatttatttgaaaagtatatttaagtctctcatcttttttagttattaggtGATCAGTCTTTCTAattctagaaaaattaattttaatatcaacctttatttttattattttttagtcttttttaggtgggaagagagagaagaaataaCCACATTCTGGTATAGAGAATTAAAATTGTCATTGCGATGATTCTGACTACTAAATTAGTAGATTTTTATTCCAAATAGTTTCATATGATAAGAAGAGTTCAaattaagttctttttttttttaccttgaaagtgccttaaaaacaaacaaaaataattatttcaaagaaaGATGGAatcttgccaaaaaaaaaatctaaacaaatttatattttattattgaatatttttctctAATTGTAAAATCAGAATtccaaattaaataagaaaaacaagatgaaatctaaaattaaactaaaaaattgaaaataaaagagaaaataatgacATCAGCTCAAACAGCATCTTTGACTAagcaaataaaatcttttttaatcaaatttaaacacgatacaataattaaattacaagtTATGGGTCTTCCTCAGACTAGTTGTTTGACGTGATCAGAACTCTTTATTGTCCCACTCGTCCGTCCATTACAAGCCTATATGTGGTCCATTTGTGGGAAATCTACTGTTCAGAACCATCAAATCCTTAAGACCTGTCTACATCTGTTATAGATACAGGCCTCTGCTCCAGCACCTGCAACACTGGATTTCTCTACTCTCAAGTCATGGATTAAAATTCTAGCTAAAGGTTCAGTGCATCATCACTTCCCATCGGAGAAGATGCACGTGAACGTGGTATATGGTACCAAATTAAGAGTAGAGAGACGAATACAAGCTTTTAACAGTACGTTTTGTAAAGTCACCAAATCTCTCCAGCCAACAGTGATGTTTAATATCTTGAACTTTCTTTGCCTAAAGATCCTGGATCTCCTGATTCGAAAGGAGTGATGGGATTGGAATATGATTTGTCCCATGGATCATCAAGGCTATTCCTGAAGATCCTTGTATTTATAGCGGCCAGATAAAATGTTAAGCATTTACCAAGAAATCTGTCACTAGTTTTTGTCTAGCCATGCATCAAACTCTGCAGAAATTAAGGTGCACAGCAGTATCCAACTTTAGCAACTGGCAAATTTAGTATGCGGATGATGCTCGCATTTGAATTTTCCTGGTTTCTTTGGTAACTTACAGACACTGTACACgtctttgtttttatcttcAAAAACCCAACACAGTTTGATTTCctgtaaaaaaaatgcatatgcTTAACCAGATCTCTATCTGCAGCTTAACCAGTTccattatttacaaaaaaaaaaacataccttCCAGGCTTCCTCGCATATCGTTTTCCTAACCTTATTATCTGTAGTTTCATTGATGAACATTCCAAGAAATACATATGCTTCCACGGCTGGCTCCACAACATATCAACCaccttttcttctctcattctGATCCTTAAATAGATCATAATCTGACAgatggtctttatttttatcggTTTGCTTTAACAACATTGTATATTATCAGA of the Populus nigra chromosome 7, ddPopNigr1.1, whole genome shotgun sequence genome contains:
- the LOC133699776 gene encoding uncharacterized protein LOC133699776 isoform X5, with translation MVPSEGNLSTEKRKAEDDMESAEKRKRKKNKCPTPRPACSWVHFSREFIKEYSASHPESCGLKAATKAASDAWKSMRVEEKAKYTKQARELWDSYLSTAPARIPKPRKQTKLVTRCSPGRLFNVLQRLSPEQNAAVKSMGFGSLLGLRCRTLRRSLCLWLLERFNTAGCSLEICGVCIPLSPRDVEIVLGLAASGKDVINSGPDDLIVDLRRSYNATNHGISVRLLEERLTAPEAGEDFKRSFVLYALGTLLSPTARLDVSPSFLHFLTNMDVVHQYNWGKFLLDRLVREVSRFHQGKQRAVGGCLLFLQLFYYESISVEGSHLSNSSVVPCLSSWGEEEISEREKQQRELGGYGFGEVICKERCTGLEFSESRGQLDGSSEGKIISGNNHDSVFEQQANQAGKEIMDGNTYVEGANVPSLLTSNDVLCGNMEVGTESASTICQNKEYDCNGTLNCIDDVNPEETCIFSPHACPLLDCNFTGSSEQLSLHFSSKHWDCGRRFRYNIPLSVSLGVNEQFLVLQAEEDGVLFLLGKGIESLGNTVIVTCIGPSSSQDRFLYDVVASRGVSSLRLKSLTECFPGRVEGLPPVDFLLIPFAFLGPSGQLDLEVCIWSSTELGADCT